One genomic segment of Sparus aurata chromosome 24, fSpaAur1.1, whole genome shotgun sequence includes these proteins:
- the LOC115576773 gene encoding zinc finger protein GLI2-like encodes METSSSRAAEKKDKMDGNGFSDLPKKPTETRAHHHIFPTFHTPIPIDMRHQEGRYHYEPHALHAMHGPAGLSSPVISDISLIRLSPAAVATGDSPFSPPHPYVHPHMEHYLRSVHGSPTLSMISAARGLSPADLAHEHLKERGLFGLPPPPPGASPAEYYHLMASHRSPYGELLMQGAGAAAGAHLSDYITPIDVSRFSSPRLTPRLSRKRALSISPLSDASIDLQTMIRTSPNSLVAYINNSRSSSAASSSYGHLSVGGLSPSFPFPHPINPMAYQQLLSQQRGLSAFGHTPPLIQPPPTYSSRQPGLGLSSLPGSALNSELSSKNLSGDSAVSSTVDPMITKRSKVKTEAEGLRPLSPCSPNHHGSLLDLKDDVDRDDCKQEPEAVYETNCHWEGCSKEYDTQEQLVHHINNDHIHGEKKEFVCRWDDCSREQKPFKAQYMLVVHMRRHTGEKPHKCTFEGCSKAYSRLENLKTHLRSHTGEKPYVCEHEGCNKAFSNASDRAKHQNRTHSNEKPYVCKIPGCTKRYTDPSSLRKHVKTVHGPEAHVTKKQRADLPPRPPRENGENETGNRERIQREDKMSDSNSSPRGMEDYLHVKSIKTENSVMYQSSPGGQSSCSSEPSPLGSATNNDSGVEMAAHSGGSLGDLSTLDDLPFVESLGCDDSTGGVAVLGLHFRKQLGTCQRLEHLKKEKLMTVRDSCRWAGNPTPLVLGTKLPPIPASGSLLESPRMGGGLVSFPGSGLGDLSSGKTTLLSERRDSTSSTLSSVYTLSRRSSGISPCYSSRRSSQASQFSANRLNNLSSADSYDPISTDISRRSSQTSQCGGSSGGGGYGGRGLPSPLSLTPAQHYHLKAKYAAAIGGAPPTPLPYMKINTALYGDSQESSTTYKVPSRQYSSYNTRSMMPHEVPSNIPRRASDPVRRLNYHNQPQMQRYNSMGALSGGVTMQPHPPPGCLRSDGSPHRHAHSLRPPSITENVTMEMITGDICEEDLILSDNRDTTTQQALVPNFQRRMAIVNLPSPVSMSPGQPRQMCPSSPRDCKADVQWNNSLGPMDASQDYSKLQLHGNLAVLQQNQNFGSLHNNQQMIQNLVNTTQQRCKQPSTEPGANRFQQPSNLNEGLRSQCRFNIGISPFDKNGNTTYPPCKQEPVDMETVNMHFADAGFQPVQVKIEDCDGSIMISDQQNCNMSPQTPLQTGNLQPRPPTVPKSLNRHLSGPKVSQQSRHPSHANEDVASKLPSAEVLGLYCEQNSDDNALYYTGQIQVFEPNRNLDPLVNIPPSPPRSGNNQASRTVDCTAPLVQTQIDFDTMLDDGDHSSLMSGTLSPGLLQSLSQSSSRLTTPRNSVTLPSVPPTTGNMAIGDMSSLLTALAEESKFLDLMSEQNS; translated from the exons TCCTGCAGGTTTGTCCAGCCCCGTCATCTCCGACATCTCCCTGATCCGCCTTTCGCCCGCCGCCGTGGCGACCGGCGACTCCCCCTTCAGCCCGCCTCACCCGTACGTCCACCCCCACATGGAGCACTACCTGCGCTCCGTGCACGGCAGCCCCACCCTGTCCATGATCTCCGCCGCCAGAGGACTGAGCCCGGCCGACC tGGCCCACGAGCATCTAAAGGAGCGAGGGCTGTTCggactccctcctcctcctccggggGCGAGTCCGGCTGAGTACTACCACCTGATGGCGAGCCACCGGAGCCCCTACGGCGAGCTGCTCATGCAGGGGGCCGGGGCCGCCGCCGGGGCCCACCTGTCCGACTACATCACCCCCATCGACG tgTCGAGGTTCTCCAGCCCCAGACTGACGCCCAGGCTGAGCAGGAAGAGGGCGCTGTCCATCTCGCCGCTGTCCGACGCCAGCATCGACCTGCAGACGATGATCCGCACCTCGCCCAACTCGCTGGTCGCCTACATCAACAACTCGCGCTCCAGCTCTGCGGCCAGCAGCTCGTACGGACACCTGTCGGTCGGAGGCCTCAG CCCGTCCTTCCCCTTCCCTCACCCCATCAACCCGATGGCCTACCAGCAGCTGCTCTCCCAGCAGCGAGGGCTCAGCGCCTTCGGCCACACTCCGCCCCTCATCCAGCCTCCGCCCACCTACTCCAGCCGCCAGCCGGGCCTCGGACTCTCCTCGCTGCCAGGCTCCGCCCTCAACAGCGAGCTGTCGTCAAAG AACCTGAGCGGCGACTCGGCGGTCAGCAGCACCGTCGACCCGATGATcaccaaaaggtcaaaggtcaagacTGAAGCGGAGGGACTGAGGCCGCTGTCGCCATGTTCACCG AACCATCACGGCAGCCTGTTGGACCTGAAGGACGACGTGGACCGAGACGACTGTAAGCAGGAGCCGGAGGCTGTTTACGAGACTAACTGCCACTGGGAGGGCTGCAGCAAGGAGTACGACACGCAGGAGCAGCTGGTCCAC CACATCAATAATGACCACATCCACGGAGAGAAGAAGGAGTTCGTGTGCCGCTGGGACGACTGTTCGCGGGAGCAGAAGCCCTTCAAAGCTCAGTACATGCTGGTGGTTCACATGCGCCGacacacaggggagaaaccaCACAAGTGCACG tttGAGGGCTGCTCCAAGGCCTACTCCCGCCTGGAGAATCTCAAAACTCATCTGCGCTCGCACACCGGCGAGAAACCGTACGTCTGTGAGCACGAAGGATGCAACAAAGCCTTCTCCAACGCCTCGGACCGAGCCAAACACCAGAACCGGACACACTCCAACGAG AAACCCTACGTATGTAAGATCCCCGGCTGTACGAAGCGCTACACGGACCCCAGCTCTCTCAGGAAGCACGTGAAGACGGTCCATGGCCCGGAGGCCCACGTCACCAAGAAGCAGCGTGCCGACCTGCCGCCAAGGCCGCCGAGAGAGAACGGCGAGAACGAGACggggaacagagagagaatCCAGAGGGAGGACAAGATGTCCGACAGCAACAGCTCCCCCAGAGGCATGGAGGACTACCTGCACGTCAAATCCATCAAGACGGAAAACTCTGTG ATGTATCAGTCCAGCCCTGGCGGTCAGTCATCATGTAGCAGCGAACCATCACCACTTGGCAGTGCCACCAACAATGACAGTGGAGTAGAAATGGCGGCGCACAGCGGGGGGAGCCTGGGGGACCTCAGCACCCTGGACGACCTGCCCTTCGTGGAGTCCTTGGGCTGTGATGATTCCACCGGTGGGGTCGCGGTGTTGGGGCTCCACTTCCGTAAGCAGCTCGGCACCTGCCAGCGCCTGGAGCATCTGAAGAAGGAGAAGCTGATGACAGTGAGGGACTCGTGTCGGTGGGCCGGCAACCCAACGCCCCTGGTCCTCGGCACCAAGCTGCCACCCATACCAGCAAGCG GGTCCCTCCTGGAGAGTCCACGTATGGGTGGTGGTCTGGTGTCCTTCCCTGGATCTGGCTTGGGTGATCTGAGCTCTGGTAAAACGACTTTGCTTTCAGAGCGCCGTGACAGCACCTCCAGTACCCTGAGCTCAGTTTACACCCTCAGCCGCCGCTCCTCAGGCATCTCCCCGTGCTACTCTAGTCGGCGCTCAAGCCAGGCCTCACAGTTCAGTGCCAACCGCCTTAACAACCTCAGCTCTGCTGACTCCTATGACCCCATCTCTACAGACATCTCACGCCGCTCCAGTCAGACCAGCCAGTGTGGAGGAAGTAGCGGAGGAGGAGGGTACGGAGGAAGGGGCTTACCCAGCCCCCTCAGTCTGACCCCTGCCCAGCACTACCACCTCAAGGCAAAATATGCTGCTGCCATTGGAGGTGCACCACCTACACCTCTTCCATACATGAAGATCAACACAGCCCTTTATGGCGACTCCCAAGAATCCTCCACCACCTACAAGGTACCCTCCAGGCAGTACAGCAGCTACAACACACGGAGCATGATGCCTCACGAGGTCCCGTCCAACATCCCCCGCAGAGCCAGCGACCCTGTGAGACGCCTGAATTATCACAACCAGCCACAAATGCAGCGCTACAACAGCATGGGTGCACTGAGCGGAGGGGTGACCATGCAGCCCCATCCACCTCCAGGCTGCCTGAGATCGGATGGTAGTCCCCACCGCCACGCTCACAGCCTGCGACCGCCCAGCATTACAGAGAACGTCACCATGGAGATGATAACCGGTGACATCTGTGAGGAAGACCTGATACTGTCAGACAACAGAGACACAACCACTCAACAAGCACTGGTCCCCAACTTTCAGAGAAGGATGGCCATCGTTAACCTACCCAGTCCAGTTAGCATGAGTCCAGGACAGCCACGACAGATGTGTCCATCTTCACCGAGGGACTGTAAGGCTGATGTTCAGTGGAACAACTCCTTGGGACCCATGGATGCCAGCCAGGATTACTCCAAACTACAGCTTCACGGGAACCTTGCTGTCCtccagcagaaccagaactttGGGTCTTTACACAACAACCAGCAGATGATCCAAAACCTTGTCAACACAACGCAGCAGAGATGCAAACAGCCGAGTACCGAACCGGGAGCGAACCGCTTCCAACAGCCGTCAAATCTCAATGAAGGACTTCGCTCTCAGTGCAGGTTCAACATAGGCATCAGTCCCTTTGATAAGAACGGGAACACCACTTATCCACCTTGCAAACAGGAGCCAGTCGACATGGAGACTGTTAACATGCACTTTGCTGATGCTGGTTTTCAGCCTGTACAAGTTAAAATTGAGGACTGTGATGGATCTATCATGATTTCTGATCAGCAGAACTGTAACATGAGCCCCCAGACTCCCTTGCAAACTGGGAATCTCCAACCAAGGCCACCAACAGTACCGAAATCTCTGAACAGGCACCTTTCAGGGCCAAAGGTGTCACAGCAATCGAGGCATCCAAGTCATGCCAACGAGGACGTAGCCTCCAAATTACCCAGCGCAGAAGTTTTAGGACTTTATTGCGAACAGAACTCTGACGACAACGCCTTGTACTACACAGGGCAGATTCAAGTATTTGAGCCAAACAGGAACTTGGACCCTCTGGTGAATATACCTCCCAGTCCTCCTAGATCAGGCAACAACCAGGCGTCCAGGACTGTAGACTGTACTGCACCATTGGTGCAAACACAGATAGACTTTGATACCATGCTGGATGATGGGGATCACTCCAGCCTCATGTCGGGAACCTTGAGTCCTGGTCTACTCCAGAGCTTGTCCCAGAGTTCCTCTCGACTGACGACGCCTAGGAATTCCGTCACGTTGCCGTCTGTCCCGCCAACGACGGGGAACATGGCCATCGGGGACATGAGCTCGTTGCTGACTGCTCTGGCAGAGGAGAGCAAGTTCCTGGACTTGATGTCTGAGCAGAACTCTTGA